The following are from one region of the Phormidium sp. PBR-2020 genome:
- a CDS encoding PEP-CTERM sorting domain-containing protein, translating into MMRAKQIPLILLGTLAWCGLLVASAQAQNVGGSGGGGVDQNTGNDTGNDTGNDTGNDTGNDTGNDTGNDTGNDTGNDTGNDTIIVPPPSSDDDSTPIIVPPLPPSSDDGSTSVPEPTSVLALLALGGIAASLRKSRKR; encoded by the coding sequence GTGATGAGAGCTAAACAAATTCCTTTAATCCTACTGGGGACTCTAGCATGGTGCGGTCTGTTGGTCGCTTCGGCCCAAGCGCAAAACGTTGGAGGTAGTGGCGGCGGTGGGGTAGACCAGAACACCGGCAACGACACCGGCAACGACACCGGCAACGACACCGGCAACGACACCGGCAACGACACCGGCAACGACACCGGCAACGACACCGGCAACGACACCGGCAACGACACCGGCAACGACACCATCATCGTTCCTCCCCCTTCGAGTGATGACGATTCGACACCCATCATCGTTCCTCCCCTTCCGCCTTCGAGTGACGACGGTTCGACTTCCGTTCCTGAACCTACATCGGTCTTAGCTCTGCTGGCCCTTGGGGGGATAGCCGCCAGTCTCCGGAAATCTCGTAAGCGGTAA
- a CDS encoding O-antigen ligase family protein: MSLLALNPWGETRGEIWTVPKIGVLIALYGLNLALLWRKPPRFDSQQWLSFIFWGAWLALGAIAVLESPVPRRAFWGQDEMGDGWFYWAVLANFTLSNSALLRQYPHLLRSQLKGLLLGGVVLVLAMIPQLIDWRIDYTQTMGELLQPGILRSTIFQDHQPIGTYSHRGHVAFVLSFLCILLLLLRRWRWLSREKTVLGLALFGGMLWMLRTRVGILVFVVGVLYLLGRRYKRTMIALCLLAVLLMGLITFSRPIEGLPLIKQITSDRVYLWHLGRSGIRQRPLWGWGFNGFGVAYAHLVEKHSDNSRRIEVIHDVYYEAITPEGNTEFEMLISNKAHNLILDTWVSTGVFGLISYLGLLGFYAYSAYQSRLARLEVIVIIYVTFTFTWFEAAQFSHLVWWGLSLAWYRPQTGVDSSPPLLPPQLHEKQETLPVGESPEDEIPDETGDSLSSS; encoded by the coding sequence TTGAGTCTTCTAGCCCTGAATCCCTGGGGCGAGACTCGGGGCGAAATTTGGACTGTGCCGAAAATTGGGGTTTTAATTGCCCTTTATGGACTTAACCTGGCTTTGCTGTGGCGAAAACCGCCTCGATTCGACTCTCAGCAATGGCTAAGTTTCATCTTTTGGGGGGCTTGGTTAGCCTTGGGGGCGATCGCCGTTTTGGAGAGTCCTGTCCCGAGACGCGCCTTCTGGGGACAGGATGAGATGGGAGATGGTTGGTTTTACTGGGCAGTTTTAGCGAACTTTACCCTCAGTAACAGCGCCCTACTAAGACAGTATCCTCATCTGTTGCGATCGCAACTCAAAGGATTACTCCTGGGGGGGGTGGTGCTGGTGCTGGCCATGATTCCCCAACTCATCGATTGGCGCATTGACTACACCCAGACCATGGGAGAACTGCTGCAACCGGGAATTTTGCGCAGCACCATTTTCCAGGATCACCAACCCATCGGCACCTATTCCCATCGGGGTCACGTGGCCTTTGTCCTCAGTTTCCTCTGTATCTTGCTGTTGCTGCTGCGGCGGTGGCGCTGGCTTTCCCGAGAAAAGACCGTCTTAGGACTGGCCCTATTTGGGGGGATGCTCTGGATGTTACGAACCCGAGTTGGCATTTTAGTGTTTGTCGTTGGGGTTCTATATCTATTAGGTCGGCGGTATAAGCGCACGATGATCGCCCTCTGTCTTCTGGCGGTTCTCCTAATGGGACTGATTACCTTCAGCCGTCCCATTGAAGGATTACCCCTGATTAAGCAAATCACCTCAGATCGGGTTTATCTCTGGCACTTGGGGCGATCGGGGATTCGACAGCGTCCCCTCTGGGGTTGGGGATTTAATGGCTTTGGCGTTGCTTACGCGCACCTGGTGGAGAAGCATTCCGACAACAGCCGACGCATTGAGGTCATCCATGATGTCTACTACGAAGCCATCACCCCAGAGGGAAATACTGAATTTGAAATGCTGATTTCCAACAAAGCTCATAATCTGATTCTCGATACCTGGGTCTCTACAGGGGTCTTTGGCTTAATCAGCTACTTAGGTCTGTTGGGGTTTTATGCCTATAGTGCTTATCAGTCCCGGCTTGCTCGCCTAGAAGTTATCGTTATTATCTATGTGACCTTCACCTTCACTTGGTTTGAGGCAGCGCAATTTAGTCATCTCGTCTGGTGGGGACTCAGTTTAGCCTGGTATCGTCCGCAAACCGGTGTTGACTCCTCACCGCCGTTACTTCCCCCACAGCTCCATGAAAAACAGGAGACCCTCCCAGTGGGAGAATCTCCTGAAGATGAGATCCCCGATGAGACCGGGGACTCCTTATCAAGTTCTTAG
- the acsF gene encoding magnesium-protoporphyrin IX monomethyl ester (oxidative) cyclase gives MVDSVQRPVADEIRPGVKAPTKDTILTPRFYTTDFEEMAQMDISVNEDELQAILEEFRIDYNRHHFVRDEEFNQSWDKITGEERRLFVEFLERSCTAEFSGFLLYKELGRRLKDRSPVLAECFNLMSRDEARHAGFLNKAMSDFNLQLDLGFLTKSKKYTFFKPKFIFYATYLSEKIGYWRYITIYRHLEQHPEDRIYPIFRFFENWCQDENRHGDFFDAIMRAQPQYLNDWKARLWSRFFLLSVFATMYLNDIQRSGFYKTIGLDAREYDIEVIEKTNETAARVFPIKLDVNNPQFYGRLDRCVANNEKLREIDDSNALGVVKFFKKLPLLANNGVQFVKLYFMKPIDMEASRAVVR, from the coding sequence ATGGTAGATTCCGTTCAACGACCCGTCGCCGATGAGATCCGTCCTGGGGTCAAAGCCCCCACCAAAGATACGATTCTCACTCCTCGCTTCTACACCACCGACTTTGAAGAGATGGCCCAAATGGACATCTCTGTCAATGAGGATGAACTCCAAGCCATCCTAGAAGAGTTCCGAATTGACTATAACCGCCATCATTTTGTTCGGGACGAGGAATTTAACCAGTCTTGGGACAAAATCACGGGAGAGGAACGCCGGCTGTTCGTTGAGTTCCTCGAACGCTCCTGCACTGCCGAATTTTCGGGCTTCCTACTCTATAAGGAACTCGGACGGCGTCTCAAGGACCGCAGCCCCGTGTTAGCCGAGTGCTTTAATCTCATGTCCCGTGATGAAGCACGTCATGCCGGCTTCCTCAACAAGGCCATGTCTGACTTCAACCTACAGTTAGACTTGGGTTTCCTCACCAAGAGCAAGAAATACACCTTCTTCAAGCCTAAGTTCATCTTCTACGCCACCTATCTCTCTGAGAAAATTGGCTACTGGCGCTACATCACCATCTATCGCCATTTAGAACAGCATCCTGAAGACCGGATTTATCCGATTTTCCGCTTCTTCGAGAACTGGTGTCAGGATGAGAACCGCCATGGTGACTTCTTTGATGCCATCATGCGGGCCCAACCCCAATATCTCAACGACTGGAAAGCTCGCCTCTGGAGTCGCTTCTTCCTCCTGTCCGTCTTCGCCACCATGTACCTCAATGACATACAACGGTCTGGGTTCTACAAAACCATTGGCCTTGATGCGCGGGAGTATGACATCGAAGTGATTGAGAAGACCAACGAAACCGCTGCTCGCGTCTTCCCCATTAAACTAGATGTCAACAATCCTCAGTTCTATGGTCGCCTCGATCGCTGTGTGGCCAACAACGAGAAGCTGCGGGAAATTGACGATTCCAACGCGCTGGGTGTGGTGAAGTTCTTCAAGAAACTGCCCCTATTGGCGAACAATGGTGTCCAGTTCGTGAAACTCTATTTCATGAAACCCATTGACATGGAAGCCAGCCGCGCCGTCGTCCGCTAA
- a CDS encoding protein kinase, with protein sequence MTFCLNPDCPQPQNSTNASLCATCGSPLLVGDRYRPLRAIGAGGFGRTFLGVDEYKPSKPPCVIKQFNPREQGTQNRDRAAELFQQEANRLDELGSHPQIPNLLAHFQWNQHQYLIQEFINGSDLEEELNSSGCLSDDEIRQLLQDLLPVLQFVHDHKVIHRDIKPANLIRSQNGQLYLVDFGASKLATAANLALTGTRIGSAGYAAPEQAMGKGTFASDIYSLGVTCIHLLTGIAPFDLYDSNDGKLRWQDYLDQGRRIDPHLMKVLDKMVETATGRRYRSPAAILSDLNNPRPSYRPQGSVRSSASVTTDSPQPSRPVFQGGNSDNSLSKPDSTPEYEARVRTSYFLWLIAFLLGSGFRPLKGLHRFYNGKIFTGFLWMIPVIGDIGGFVDLFLIPEMAQEREEEIRAKLGVSSSGVPMMPYTSVTQVLTPASQDEQVMKLLQVAERKGGQLTVTQAVMATGLSFDKAERLLMELAKTGYVDVDNDVSTGAVVYRFREL encoded by the coding sequence ATGACGTTTTGCCTCAATCCGGATTGTCCTCAGCCTCAAAACAGCACAAACGCCTCACTCTGTGCCACTTGTGGTTCTCCCCTACTGGTGGGCGATCGCTATCGTCCCCTGCGAGCGATTGGAGCTGGGGGGTTTGGTCGTACCTTTTTGGGGGTGGATGAATATAAACCCTCGAAGCCTCCCTGTGTAATTAAACAATTTAACCCTCGTGAGCAAGGAACCCAAAACCGCGATCGCGCCGCCGAACTGTTCCAGCAGGAAGCCAACCGCCTCGATGAGTTGGGGAGCCATCCCCAAATTCCTAACCTACTGGCCCATTTCCAATGGAACCAGCACCAATACCTAATTCAGGAGTTTATCAATGGCTCTGATCTAGAGGAAGAACTCAATAGCAGCGGCTGTTTGAGTGATGACGAAATTCGGCAACTTCTACAAGATTTGCTGCCTGTTCTCCAGTTTGTCCATGATCATAAGGTGATTCACCGGGATATTAAGCCCGCAAACCTGATTCGCAGCCAAAATGGACAGTTATACCTGGTGGACTTCGGGGCTTCTAAGCTGGCGACAGCGGCTAATTTAGCTCTGACGGGAACTCGGATTGGTTCGGCGGGCTATGCGGCCCCGGAACAGGCGATGGGGAAAGGGACGTTTGCCAGTGATATTTATAGTCTGGGAGTCACTTGTATTCATCTGCTAACAGGAATTGCCCCCTTTGACCTGTATGACAGTAATGATGGCAAGTTGCGTTGGCAAGATTACCTCGATCAGGGACGACGCATTGATCCCCATTTGATGAAGGTCTTAGACAAGATGGTGGAAACCGCTACTGGGCGACGTTACCGCTCCCCGGCGGCGATCCTCTCGGACCTCAATAATCCTCGTCCCAGCTATCGGCCTCAGGGAAGTGTCAGGTCTTCGGCTTCGGTGACCACAGACTCTCCCCAGCCGAGTCGTCCGGTGTTTCAGGGGGGAAACTCCGATAACAGTCTCTCGAAACCGGACTCCACCCCCGAATATGAAGCCCGAGTTCGCACCAGCTATTTTTTATGGCTCATTGCCTTTTTACTGGGTTCTGGCTTTCGCCCCCTTAAAGGGTTACACCGCTTCTACAATGGCAAAATCTTTACGGGGTTTTTGTGGATGATTCCGGTGATTGGGGATATCGGGGGTTTTGTGGACTTGTTCCTGATTCCTGAGATGGCCCAAGAACGAGAGGAGGAAATTCGCGCCAAGTTGGGGGTGTCTAGTTCTGGGGTTCCTATGATGCCCTATACCTCGGTGACTCAGGTGTTGACCCCAGCGAGCCAAGATGAGCAAGTGATGAAACTGCTTCAGGTGGCCGAACGCAAGGGGGGTCAGTTGACGGTGACGCAAGCGGTGATGGCGACGGGGTTATCGTTTGATAAGGCGGAACGGTTATTGATGGAGTTGGCGAAGACGGGATATGTGGATGTGGATAATGATGTCTCGACGGGGGCGGTGGTGTATCGGTTTCGGGAGTTGTGA
- a CDS encoding HAD-IIB family hydrolase, with protein MTLVVFTDLDGTLLNSHDYRFDEAIPTLTLLKQRNIPIIPVTSKTRVEVEPLLDNLQLQEPFIVENGSGLFIHPQDQRFDLSETESWQGYRLKQFGCLYHDARSALQQLSQRLGVNLQGFGDLTVPDLTTLTGLSPQAAQQAQTREFSEPFITPRERSSQEIEQAVTELGFRVVVGDRFSHLIGPQASKGTAVRWLLERFQQSGPRQIVGLGNSPNDLDMLEAVESPIIIPNNKGLIHPGLQHLNAQIAPHAGARGWAAAIAPLLGQ; from the coding sequence ATGACCCTAGTTGTATTTACCGACCTCGATGGAACCCTTCTCAATAGCCATGATTACCGCTTCGACGAGGCCATCCCCACCCTCACCCTGCTCAAACAACGCAACATTCCCATCATTCCCGTCACCAGTAAAACGCGGGTCGAAGTCGAACCCTTGCTCGACAACCTCCAGTTACAAGAACCCTTCATCGTCGAGAACGGCAGTGGCCTGTTCATCCACCCCCAAGACCAGCGGTTTGACCTGAGCGAAACCGAATCCTGGCAAGGCTATCGCCTCAAGCAATTTGGCTGTCTCTATCACGACGCTCGTTCAGCACTCCAACAACTCAGTCAACGGCTTGGGGTAAACCTACAAGGCTTTGGCGATTTGACCGTTCCTGACCTGACCACCTTGACGGGCCTGTCCCCTCAAGCCGCCCAACAAGCCCAAACTCGCGAATTTAGTGAACCCTTTATCACCCCCCGAGAGCGATCGAGCCAAGAGATTGAACAGGCCGTCACCGAACTCGGATTTCGGGTGGTTGTGGGCGATCGCTTCTCCCATCTCATTGGCCCCCAAGCCAGCAAAGGAACCGCCGTCCGCTGGCTCCTAGAGCGGTTTCAACAGTCCGGCCCGCGCCAAATCGTCGGTCTGGGCAACAGTCCCAACGACCTCGATATGCTAGAAGCCGTTGAGTCCCCCATTATCATCCCCAACAACAAAGGACTCATCCATCCCGGTTTACAACATCTCAACGCCCAAATCGCCCCTCACGCCGGGGCCCGGGGTTGGGCCGCTGCGATCGCCCCTTTACTTGGCCAATAG
- a CDS encoding HNH endonuclease: MSNFVFVLDTNKQMLNPVHPGEARCLLSQGKAAVFRRYPFTIILKQEAESEIKPLQLKIDPGSKTTGLAILNGSKVVWAAELTHRGQAIKNALLSRSQLRRGRRNRKTRYRAPRFLNRTRAEGWLAPSLMHRVKTTLTWVNRLCRYAPIAGISQELVRFDTQVIQNPEISGTEYQQGTLAGYEVREYLLEKWGRKCAYCKAENTPLQIEHIQPRSKGGSDRVSNLTLACEPCNKAKSNLPVQEFLSGKPNLLKPILAQAKAPLKDAAAVNSTRWALFNALKETGLPVSTGSGGQTQYNRTRLNLPKTHWLDAACVGMVDQLEILTTQPLLIKATGHGTGKMCGTNKYGFPSRHRSRVQIHKGFQTGDIIVAKVTAGKKIGSYLGRVLCRASGSFDIATKIGKVAGISHKYCKSIHKRDGYAYAL; this comes from the coding sequence ATGTCCAACTTTGTGTTTGTTCTAGACACTAATAAGCAAATGCTCAATCCGGTACATCCGGGAGAGGCTCGGTGTTTGCTAAGTCAGGGAAAGGCTGCAGTGTTCCGCCGATATCCTTTCACCATCATCTTGAAACAGGAGGCAGAATCTGAAATCAAACCTCTACAGTTAAAGATTGATCCAGGCTCAAAGACCACTGGGCTAGCCATTCTAAATGGTTCAAAGGTCGTTTGGGCGGCAGAGCTTACCCACCGAGGGCAAGCCATCAAAAATGCCTTGCTAAGTCGTAGCCAACTGCGCAGAGGGAGGCGCAATCGCAAAACCCGCTATCGTGCGCCTCGGTTTCTCAACCGCACCCGTGCTGAAGGATGGTTAGCGCCTTCTCTAATGCATCGGGTCAAAACTACCCTAACATGGGTTAATCGGCTATGCCGTTATGCTCCCATTGCGGGTATCTCACAAGAGTTAGTCCGGTTTGATACTCAGGTAATTCAGAATCCTGAGATTAGTGGCACTGAATACCAGCAGGGTACTTTGGCAGGCTATGAGGTCAGGGAATACCTGCTAGAGAAGTGGGGACGCAAGTGCGCTTACTGCAAGGCTGAAAACACACCGTTGCAGATAGAGCATATTCAACCTCGCTCGAAAGGCGGTTCTGATCGGGTGTCTAACCTGACGCTAGCTTGCGAACCGTGCAACAAAGCAAAGAGTAATCTGCCTGTCCAAGAGTTTTTATCAGGCAAGCCTAACCTACTGAAGCCCATTTTGGCACAGGCAAAAGCACCACTTAAGGACGCTGCTGCGGTCAACTCTACCCGATGGGCGTTATTCAATGCACTAAAAGAAACAGGTCTACCTGTTAGCACTGGCTCAGGGGGGCAAACCCAATACAACCGAACTCGGCTCAATCTGCCTAAAACTCATTGGCTAGATGCTGCCTGTGTGGGAATGGTAGATCAGCTAGAAATTCTCACGACTCAGCCTTTGTTGATTAAAGCAACTGGGCATGGGACAGGTAAGATGTGCGGCACTAATAAATATGGGTTTCCCTCTCGCCATCGGTCACGAGTACAGATACACAAAGGCTTCCAGACTGGTGACATCATTGTTGCAAAGGTCACGGCAGGCAAGAAGATTGGCTCCTACTTAGGACGAGTTCTTTGCCGTGCCTCTGGCAGCTTCGACATAGCAACCAAGATTGGTAAAGTGGCTGGGATCAGCCACAAATACTGTAAATCAATTCATAAGAGGGACGGTTATGCCTATGCACTCTGA
- a CDS encoding trypsin-like peptidase domain-containing protein codes for MNLSGRQLTVYVLLLSLGGVIGGVVSRQGWDLTSNPSNPESNLTLDPVVLQPTQWQLNPSPEEIDNQLNSSPNFIAQAAERVGPAVVRIDATRRISSRSPNSLPDHLFRRFFGEESPRRTERTERGTGSGFILAADGQILTNAHVVEGADVVEVTLRDGRKFDGQVMGRDALTDVAVVKIEAAGLPTATLGSSDNLVAGQWAIAIGNPLGLDNTVTVGIISATGRSSAQVGISDKRVRFVQTDAAINPGNSGGPLLNDRGEVIGVNTAIRANAQGLGFAIPIETAQRIAEQLFATGKAQHPFLGVEMLDLTAEILAEIERNPQINLNLTQDHGVLVRGVRSNSPAARSGIRVGDIITRIDGQIVDTALDVQAAVERSQVGQRLPIEVLRDGELLTIPVRPEAMSEHDSFG; via the coding sequence ATGAACCTTTCCGGAAGACAACTTACCGTCTATGTGCTTCTGTTAAGTCTGGGAGGGGTGATCGGTGGCGTGGTCAGTCGTCAGGGTTGGGACTTGACCTCCAACCCCTCTAACCCTGAGTCTAACTTGACCTTAGACCCCGTGGTGTTGCAGCCAACTCAATGGCAACTCAACCCCTCCCCAGAAGAGATTGATAATCAGTTAAACAGCAGCCCCAACTTTATCGCTCAGGCCGCTGAACGGGTGGGGCCGGCGGTGGTGCGTATTGATGCCACCCGTCGCATTAGCTCCCGCAGTCCCAACTCTCTGCCAGATCATCTATTTCGCCGCTTTTTTGGGGAGGAGTCCCCACGACGGACGGAGCGCACTGAACGAGGTACGGGGTCCGGCTTTATTCTGGCGGCTGATGGGCAAATCCTCACCAATGCTCATGTCGTGGAAGGGGCCGATGTGGTGGAGGTGACCCTGCGAGATGGGCGTAAGTTTGACGGTCAGGTGATGGGCCGGGATGCGTTGACTGATGTGGCGGTGGTGAAGATTGAGGCGGCGGGGTTGCCCACCGCTACGTTAGGCTCCTCGGATAATTTGGTAGCCGGACAATGGGCGATCGCCATCGGCAACCCCCTCGGCTTAGATAATACGGTGACCGTGGGGATTATTAGTGCCACTGGGCGATCGAGTGCCCAGGTGGGGATTAGTGACAAGCGGGTGCGTTTTGTGCAAACCGATGCGGCCATTAATCCGGGCAATTCTGGAGGGCCCTTACTCAATGACCGAGGTGAAGTCATTGGGGTCAATACCGCCATTCGGGCCAACGCTCAGGGCTTAGGCTTTGCCATCCCCATTGAAACTGCCCAACGCATCGCCGAGCAACTGTTTGCCACCGGGAAAGCCCAACATCCTTTTCTGGGGGTGGAAATGCTGGACTTAACTGCTGAAATTCTGGCGGAAATCGAACGCAATCCCCAGATTAACCTGAATCTAACCCAAGACCATGGGGTTCTGGTTCGGGGAGTCCGCTCCAACTCTCCTGCGGCTCGTTCAGGAATCCGCGTCGGTGATATTATTACCCGCATCGATGGGCAGATTGTAGATACCGCGTTGGATGTCCAGGCGGCGGTGGAGCGATCGCAGGTAGGTCAGCGGCTCCCCATCGAAGTGCTGCGGGACGGCGAGTTGCTGACCATTCCCGTCCGTCCCGAGGCCATGTCCGAACACGATAGTTTTGGCTAG
- a CDS encoding DUF760 domain-containing protein, giving the protein MVFDPEIFAQMKESEEVNNQLLAYLQHQSPDILARVAKSASPEIKDIISRNVQGLVGVLPSEEFNVQISTDRENMAGMLASAMMTGYFLRQMEQRMELDRQASQVDSPEGDSPHCD; this is encoded by the coding sequence ATGGTTTTCGACCCAGAAATTTTTGCTCAGATGAAAGAAAGCGAGGAGGTTAATAATCAACTTCTCGCCTATCTGCAACACCAATCCCCAGATATTTTGGCACGGGTCGCCAAGTCGGCAAGTCCAGAAATCAAAGACATCATCTCTCGCAATGTCCAAGGACTCGTTGGCGTGCTTCCGTCCGAAGAGTTTAACGTCCAAATCTCCACGGACCGCGAGAATATGGCCGGAATGCTGGCTTCAGCCATGATGACGGGTTACTTCCTCCGCCAAATGGAACAACGGATGGAACTTGACCGCCAAGCCTCCCAAGTCGACAGTCCCGAAGGGGATAGTCCCCATTGCGACTGA
- the scpB gene encoding SMC-Scp complex subunit ScpB, producing the protein MTSPKKQPQRRLATVLEAILYLKGQALTLSQLADCAGCDRPQVQEALLELMDDYARRDSALEIVELKGQYSLQLRESFQDVMLELVPAELGLGAQRTLAAIAIKQPLLQSDLVELRGSGAYQQVKDLMELGLVRRRKSPDGRSYELRLTDKFHQYFQLQGTVQSLDIIAKG; encoded by the coding sequence ATGACGTCACCGAAAAAACAGCCCCAGCGGCGCTTAGCTACCGTATTAGAAGCCATTTTGTATCTTAAGGGACAAGCCCTGACCTTGAGCCAGTTGGCCGACTGTGCTGGCTGCGATCGCCCCCAAGTCCAAGAAGCCCTGTTAGAGTTGATGGATGATTATGCCCGACGGGATAGCGCCCTGGAAATTGTGGAACTCAAGGGCCAATATAGCTTGCAACTGCGGGAAAGTTTCCAAGATGTGATGTTAGAGTTGGTGCCAGCGGAACTGGGACTGGGGGCCCAACGCACCCTAGCGGCGATCGCCATCAAGCAACCGCTACTTCAGTCGGATCTAGTAGAACTGCGGGGTTCAGGCGCCTATCAACAAGTCAAAGATCTCATGGAACTGGGATTAGTCCGTCGCCGCAAGTCCCCTGACGGCCGCTCCTATGAACTGCGCCTAACGGATAAGTTTCACCAATATTTTCAACTGCAAGGAACGGTGCAATCCCTTGATATTATCGCCAAGGGGTAG
- a CDS encoding PIN domain-containing protein, translating to MIIGDTGILFCLVDPTQPQHSLYKRSISRYAQPLITTWPCLAEAMYLTSRRGGWAMQKRVGDLLLEGLFVTYAIAPDLIPRLLELMEQYRDRPMDFADASLVLLAEQTSYRQILTLDSDFFFYRIHGRESFEVLPGEEQS from the coding sequence ATGATTATCGGTGACACCGGCATACTGTTCTGTCTCGTCGATCCCACCCAACCTCAACACAGTCTCTACAAACGATCAATTTCACGTTACGCACAACCCCTGATTACGACTTGGCCTTGCTTGGCTGAAGCCATGTACCTCACGTCCCGTCGCGGGGGTTGGGCGATGCAAAAAAGGGTGGGCGACTTACTCCTCGAAGGTTTGTTCGTCACCTATGCGATCGCCCCCGATCTCATACCAAGACTTCTGGAACTGATGGAACAGTATCGCGATCGCCCCATGGACTTTGCCGATGCCAGCCTTGTTCTCCTGGCAGAACAAACCAGCTACCGCCAAATTCTAACCCTAGATTCAGACTTTTTCTTCTATCGCATTCACGGGCGCGAGAGTTTTGAGGTTTTACCGGGCGAAGAACAATCGTAA
- a CDS encoding type II toxin-antitoxin system ParD family antitoxin, protein MNIILPRELEQIIQNQLENGQYSSAVDVVRAALVLLEEHEHRDRHEEIDGEAAIKGQQTTPEQPDSDRDYGVAWAKWFQDLENIEPTIDRATVKPSKSEIEEMIVEKYRQQGLEL, encoded by the coding sequence ATGAACATCATCCTTCCCCGCGAACTCGAACAGATTATCCAAAATCAATTAGAAAACGGACAGTATTCGTCTGCTGTTGACGTTGTGCGTGCTGCCTTAGTGCTCCTCGAAGAACACGAACACCGCGATCGCCATGAAGAAATTGATGGAGAGGCGGCGATCAAGGGACAGCAAACGACACCTGAACAGCCCGATTCCGATCGCGACTATGGTGTTGCCTGGGCAAAATGGTTCCAAGACTTAGAAAATATAGAACCGACCATCGATCGTGCCACCGTAAAGCCGAGCAAATCTGAAATTGAAGAGATGATTGTTGAAAAATATCGCCAACAAGGCTTAGAACTATGA